A portion of the Oxynema aestuarii AP17 genome contains these proteins:
- a CDS encoding glycosyltransferase family 4 protein, which yields MNSLLVTDTFLPRIGGRENYYHALFTHLEGENVKIATPDLTGNWQEFDRAYPLPILRIPDLSQKWFKWGRPGRWKWWKILAEIHVKSPLDCVHCGVVLPDGMTGWLLWQTLGIPYIVYTHGKEVLENQRDSEKNLLMNLVFSQAARVVSNSNYTGELVKACGVAPEKVVRITPGIDVRQWRNVPEGGYLQALRARYDLENRPVILSVGRLLERKGIDRTIAALPRVLAKFPETVYLVVGDGPDRDRLERQVEELNLGQSVRFTGAMSDADLQAAYHLGTVFAMVSRQPQGSHEVEGFGIVYLEANICGLPVVAGRSGGVPDAVVDGKTGYLVDPQDPEAIAAAIVRLLENRPLREQMGEFGRERAIAEFDWSRCAVKLQTLMARVREEHPGRSLPSQVWQTVPFLLRRRIVNDRM from the coding sequence GTGAATTCACTTTTAGTTACGGACACTTTTTTACCCCGGATTGGCGGACGAGAAAATTACTATCATGCTTTATTTACCCATCTGGAAGGGGAAAATGTAAAGATCGCCACGCCAGATTTAACGGGGAATTGGCAGGAGTTCGATCGCGCCTACCCCCTGCCAATTTTGCGGATTCCAGACTTAAGTCAAAAGTGGTTTAAGTGGGGGCGTCCGGGACGATGGAAATGGTGGAAAATTTTAGCAGAAATTCACGTTAAATCGCCCCTCGATTGCGTTCATTGTGGCGTAGTGCTTCCCGACGGGATGACGGGGTGGTTATTGTGGCAAACATTAGGGATTCCTTACATCGTTTACACCCACGGAAAAGAGGTTTTAGAAAACCAACGGGATTCGGAAAAAAACTTGTTGATGAATCTGGTTTTTTCCCAAGCGGCGCGGGTTGTTTCTAACAGCAATTACACGGGAGAATTGGTCAAAGCGTGCGGGGTGGCGCCGGAAAAGGTGGTGCGAATTACGCCGGGAATCGACGTGCGCCAGTGGCGGAACGTCCCGGAGGGGGGGTATTTGCAAGCTTTGCGCGCGCGCTACGACCTGGAAAATCGCCCGGTGATTTTAAGTGTCGGTCGCCTGTTGGAACGCAAGGGGATCGATCGCACGATCGCCGCCCTGCCGCGAGTGCTGGCTAAATTCCCCGAGACGGTCTATCTCGTCGTCGGAGACGGTCCCGACCGCGATCGCCTCGAAAGGCAGGTGGAGGAGCTGAATTTAGGGCAATCCGTGCGGTTTACGGGGGCGATGTCCGACGCGGATCTCCAGGCGGCGTACCATCTGGGAACGGTGTTCGCGATGGTCAGCCGTCAGCCCCAAGGATCTCACGAAGTGGAAGGGTTCGGGATCGTCTATCTGGAAGCCAATATCTGCGGGTTGCCCGTGGTGGCGGGTCGCAGTGGGGGCGTGCCCGATGCGGTGGTAGACGGGAAAACGGGGTATTTGGTCGATCCGCAAGACCCGGAAGCGATCGCCGCCGCGATCGTTCGCTTGCTCGAAAATCGACCGTTGCGCGAGCAAATGGGCGAATTCGGGCGGGAACGGGCGATCGCCGAATTTGATTGGTCGCGCTGTGCGGTTAAACTACAAACATTAATGGCACGGGTGCGCGAGGAACACCCGGGGCGATCGCTCCCCAGCCAAGTCTGGCAAACGGTTCCGTTTTTGTTACGCCGACGCATCGTCAACGATCGCATGTGA
- a CDS encoding class I SAM-dependent methyltransferase produces MSDNSQLSYRSQLYERYLTTTYDPGSNLNDKLLQYKADQYARYFGPYLPEHKNAKIFEIGCGPGAFLRCCQQLGYHELYAIDLSPELVQFCHDRGFTQVECTDVLSYLHQCDELFDIVVMSDVLEHLSKSEALETLSLVRDRLVPGGRAIVRVPNMSNPFNIRTFFGDFTHELPLTKDSLRQVLQVTGYEILEIKGEFSLHQRRLKQWFYDRLLWNAFHIFLKEVMHFEVDVVRGKNLIAVGVNPSNSGRSKADEHQ; encoded by the coding sequence ATGTCCGACAATTCCCAACTGTCCTATCGTTCCCAACTTTACGAACGATATCTGACCACCACCTACGATCCGGGCAGTAATTTAAACGATAAATTACTGCAATATAAAGCCGACCAATATGCCCGTTATTTCGGTCCTTATTTACCGGAGCATAAAAATGCAAAAATCTTTGAAATTGGTTGCGGACCCGGTGCTTTTTTACGGTGCTGTCAGCAGTTGGGATATCATGAATTGTACGCGATCGATCTCTCCCCAGAATTAGTGCAGTTTTGCCACGATCGCGGCTTTACTCAAGTCGAATGTACCGATGTTTTGAGTTACTTACACCAGTGCGACGAACTCTTCGATATCGTCGTCATGAGTGACGTTCTCGAACATTTGAGTAAGTCCGAAGCCCTCGAAACCTTGTCTTTAGTTCGCGATCGCCTCGTTCCCGGAGGTCGGGCGATCGTGCGCGTTCCTAACATGAGTAATCCCTTTAATATTCGCACCTTTTTTGGAGATTTTACCCACGAACTCCCCTTAACTAAAGATAGCTTGCGTCAAGTTTTGCAAGTCACCGGATATGAAATTTTAGAAATCAAAGGCGAATTTTCTCTACATCAACGACGCTTAAAACAATGGTTTTACGATCGCCTATTATGGAATGCCTTTCACATCTTCTTAAAAGAAGTGATGCATTTTGAGGTCGATGTCGTTCGTGGCAAAAACTTAATTGCCGTTGGGGTCAATCCCAGCAATAGCGGGCGATCGAAGGCGGACGAACACCAATAA
- the galE gene encoding UDP-glucose 4-epimerase GalE — MSEVNSTILVTGGAGYIGSHAVLALKRAGYRVVILDNLVYGHRELVETILDVELVMGDTRDRPLLDRLFQTHAIAAVMHFAAYAYVGESVTDPAKYYSNNVIGTLTLLEAMLAAGVKTFVFSSTCATYGIPQQLPLTEDHPQNPINPYGMTKLMVERMLVDFDRAYDFKSVSFRYFNAAGADPTGLLGEDHDPETHLIPLVLQTLLGMRQSIAIYGTDYPTADGTCIRDYIHVNDLASAHVLGLEYLLKGGKSDFFNLGSGGGFSVKQVIETAEKVTGQKIPTQIGDRRPGDPPSLVGSCEKAAKILGWTPQYPDLEAIISHAWQWHQKRHGSAIAGE; from the coding sequence GTGAGTGAGGTTAACTCCACAATTCTCGTAACAGGCGGAGCAGGATATATCGGTTCTCATGCCGTTCTTGCCTTAAAACGGGCGGGATATCGCGTCGTCATTCTCGATAATTTAGTGTACGGACATCGAGAACTCGTCGAAACCATTCTCGATGTCGAATTAGTGATGGGAGATACCCGCGATCGTCCCTTACTCGATCGCCTTTTTCAAACCCACGCGATCGCCGCCGTCATGCATTTTGCCGCTTATGCTTATGTCGGCGAATCCGTCACCGATCCGGCGAAATATTACAGCAATAATGTTATCGGAACCCTGACTTTACTCGAAGCCATGTTAGCGGCTGGAGTCAAAACATTTGTCTTTTCTTCGACTTGCGCGACTTACGGCATTCCCCAACAATTACCATTGACGGAAGACCACCCACAAAACCCGATCAATCCTTACGGAATGACCAAACTAATGGTCGAACGGATGTTAGTTGATTTCGATCGCGCTTACGATTTTAAATCCGTGAGTTTCCGCTATTTTAACGCAGCCGGAGCCGATCCGACCGGGTTACTCGGCGAAGATCACGACCCGGAAACTCATTTAATTCCCCTGGTCTTGCAAACCCTGTTAGGAATGCGCCAATCGATCGCCATTTACGGCACCGATTATCCCACTGCAGACGGAACTTGCATCCGCGACTACATCCACGTCAACGATTTAGCTTCCGCCCATGTTTTAGGCTTAGAATACTTATTAAAAGGTGGGAAAAGTGACTTTTTTAACTTAGGCAGTGGCGGCGGTTTTTCAGTCAAACAAGTCATCGAAACAGCCGAAAAAGTGACGGGGCAAAAAATACCCACCCAAATCGGCGATCGCCGCCCCGGAGATCCGCCCAGTTTAGTCGGAAGTTGCGAAAAAGCCGCCAAAATTCTCGGCTGGACTCCCCAATATCCCGATCTCGAAGCTATCATAAGTCATGCGTGGCAGTGGCACCAAAAACGCCACGGTAGCGCGATCGCCGGAGAGTGA
- the gloB gene encoding hydroxyacylglutathione hydrolase, translated as MKIYRLPAFSDNYIFLIHDSQRQIAATIDPGDAGPVLQQLDRLGARLVAIFNTHHHFDHVGGNTMLTEAFPECVVYGGDRDRGRIPGQQVFLSEGDRVEFGDRTAEILFVPGHTLAHIAYYFPPVAGEDAGNLFCGDTLFAGGCGRLFEGTPAQMLDSLSKLRQLPESTQIWCAHEYTLKNLRFALTVDGDNPHLQRRFEAVKIARDRDRPTIPTSLDVEKRTNPFLRWDDPAVQNAVRTSDPATTFARLRERKDHF; from the coding sequence ATGAAAATCTACAGACTTCCGGCCTTTTCCGATAACTATATCTTTTTAATTCACGATTCCCAACGACAAATCGCGGCAACGATCGATCCCGGAGATGCGGGTCCGGTGTTGCAGCAACTCGATCGCCTCGGCGCCCGACTGGTGGCGATTTTCAACACCCACCACCATTTCGACCACGTGGGGGGCAATACCATGTTGACCGAAGCTTTTCCCGAGTGCGTCGTCTATGGCGGCGATCGCGATCGCGGTCGAATCCCCGGTCAGCAGGTCTTTTTAAGCGAAGGCGACCGCGTGGAATTCGGCGATCGCACTGCCGAAATTCTCTTCGTTCCCGGACATACCCTCGCCCATATCGCCTACTATTTTCCCCCGGTCGCGGGAGAAGACGCCGGGAATCTCTTTTGCGGGGATACCTTATTCGCGGGGGGTTGCGGCAGACTTTTTGAAGGAACCCCCGCCCAAATGCTCGATTCGTTGAGTAAATTGCGCCAACTCCCCGAATCTACCCAAATCTGGTGCGCTCACGAGTATACGTTGAAAAATTTGCGATTTGCCCTAACTGTCGATGGCGACAACCCGCACTTACAACGACGCTTTGAAGCGGTCAAAATTGCCCGCGATCGCGATCGACCCACCATTCCGACCTCGTTAGACGTGGAAAAACGGACCAATCCCTTCTTACGCTGGGACGATCCCGCCGTGCAGAACGCCGTCCGCACCAGCGATCCCGCGACCACCTTCGCCCGCTTGCGCGAACGCAAAGACCACTTTTGA
- the rplI gene encoding 50S ribosomal protein L9: protein MAKRVQLVLNQDVKKLGKSGDLVEVAPGYARNYLIPKGFAVRTTPGILRQVERRKEKERQRLIEEKQQAEARKTALETIGRFTISKQVGEGDAIFGTVTDREVADAIQAVANQEIDRRGITLPSISKTGFYKAEVKLHPEVTAEIEIQVVPQ from the coding sequence ATGGCTAAACGAGTTCAGTTAGTTTTAAATCAAGACGTGAAAAAGCTGGGGAAATCCGGCGACCTCGTCGAAGTTGCTCCCGGTTACGCTCGTAACTATTTAATCCCCAAAGGATTTGCGGTGCGCACGACCCCCGGCATTTTGCGCCAAGTCGAACGCCGCAAAGAAAAAGAGCGTCAGCGCTTAATCGAAGAAAAGCAACAAGCCGAAGCTCGCAAAACGGCCCTCGAAACCATCGGTCGCTTTACGATTTCCAAACAGGTCGGGGAAGGCGATGCCATTTTTGGAACCGTCACCGATCGCGAAGTCGCCGATGCGATCCAAGCGGTCGCCAATCAAGAAATCGATCGCCGTGGCATTACCCTTCCGAGTATCAGCAAGACGGGTTTCTACAAAGCCGAAGTCAAACTGCATCCGGAAGTGACCGCAGAAATCGAAATTCAAGTCGTCCCCCAATAA
- the dnaB gene encoding replicative DNA helicase: MVESPNFQASADRLPPQNIEAEESILGGILLDPEAINRVVDKLVPDAFSIVAHRHIYNATLDLHQRGKPTDLMTVTTWLSDRQLLEKIGGQSKLAQLVDRTVSAVNIEQYADLVIDKYIRRRLIHAGHDVANLAYETSLDLKTILDRAEQKVFGLSQERPQQGLVRISDTLVHAYQEVEIHHQGLALPGLSCGFYDLDAMTGGFQRSDLVIVAGRPAMGKCLAADSEIVLNDGSLVTIAEIVRQQQARLLTLNEHHYQFEFTEASAFVDDGIKPVFRVTTRSGRSISTTLSHPYLTPQGWRPLWELKIGDRVAVPAKLTVFGNRRIDELTLETLAQFATGDRPLPAIVFQLERSQLARFLNILFQSKNQSKNQSKNQKYLFSEIETNDEQNFDLADRVLNLDNEKLARQLQHLLLRFGMLSQLRRSPRGWRIESLSRSRLETRRTPITSHASQIGSGDRTSIAILENTDRSIGEFGDRHEINRKINSEIYWDEIIEIVPLGRQQVYDLTIPKTHNFVANDICVHNTSFALNIARNIAEHHELPVAVFSLEMSKEQLVQRMLAGDAGIESNRLRSGRISQNEWEPLTNAVAMLSELPIFIDDTPNITVTEMRSKCRRLQAEQGGKMGLVLIDYLQLMEGSNPDNRVQELSKITRSLKGLARELSVPIITLSQLSRGVEARNNKRPMMSDLRESGSIEQDADLVIMLYREEYYMPDTPDRGIAEVLITKHRNGPTGVVKLLFDPHLTKFKNLARSPGNY; encoded by the coding sequence GTGGTTGAATCCCCGAACTTTCAAGCGAGCGCCGATCGCCTTCCGCCCCAAAATATCGAAGCGGAAGAATCGATTTTAGGTGGCATTCTCCTCGATCCCGAAGCGATTAATCGCGTGGTAGACAAGCTCGTTCCCGATGCCTTTTCTATTGTCGCCCACCGCCACATTTATAACGCCACTCTCGACCTTCACCAGAGGGGCAAACCGACCGATTTGATGACCGTAACCACCTGGTTGAGCGATCGCCAACTGCTCGAAAAAATAGGCGGTCAAAGTAAGTTGGCTCAATTAGTGGATCGCACGGTTTCCGCCGTCAATATCGAACAATATGCCGATCTCGTCATCGATAAATATATTCGCCGTCGCCTCATCCACGCGGGTCACGATGTTGCCAATTTAGCTTACGAAACTTCTTTAGATCTCAAAACTATTCTCGATCGCGCCGAACAAAAAGTGTTCGGATTGAGTCAAGAACGCCCCCAACAGGGTTTAGTTCGGATCTCGGATACTCTCGTTCACGCCTATCAAGAAGTCGAAATTCATCACCAAGGTTTAGCCTTACCCGGTTTGTCTTGCGGCTTTTACGACCTCGATGCGATGACGGGCGGTTTTCAGCGATCGGATTTGGTTATCGTGGCGGGGAGACCTGCTATGGGAAAATGTCTCGCCGCCGATTCTGAAATTGTTTTAAATGACGGTTCTTTAGTCACGATCGCCGAGATCGTCCGTCAACAACAGGCTCGCTTACTGACGTTAAACGAGCATCATTATCAATTTGAATTCACCGAAGCATCTGCCTTTGTTGACGATGGTATTAAACCCGTTTTTCGGGTGACGACGCGCTCCGGTCGCTCGATTTCTACAACCCTGAGTCACCCTTATTTAACCCCCCAGGGTTGGCGACCTCTTTGGGAGTTGAAAATCGGCGATCGCGTCGCCGTTCCCGCAAAATTAACGGTTTTTGGGAATCGCAGGATCGACGAACTGACTTTAGAAACGTTGGCGCAATTCGCGACGGGCGATCGCCCGCTTCCCGCGATCGTTTTTCAGTTGGAGCGATCGCAATTAGCTCGATTTTTAAACATTTTATTTCAGTCTAAAAATCAGTCTAAAAATCAGTCTAAAAATCAGAAGTATTTATTTTCAGAGATTGAAACAAATGACGAGCAAAATTTCGATCTTGCCGATCGCGTTCTCAACCTAGACAACGAAAAATTAGCCCGTCAACTGCAACATCTACTCTTGCGATTTGGGATGCTTTCCCAACTGCGGCGATCGCCTCGGGGTTGGAGAATAGAGAGTTTATCGAGATCTCGTCTGGAAACAAGGCGAACCCCCATCACCAGTCATGCGAGCCAAATAGGGAGCGGCGATCGCACTTCAATCGCTATTTTAGAAAACACAGATCGAAGCATAGGAGAATTCGGCGATCGTCACGAAATTAATCGCAAAATTAATAGCGAAATCTATTGGGATGAAATTATCGAAATCGTTCCCCTCGGTCGCCAACAAGTTTATGACTTAACTATTCCTAAAACGCATAACTTTGTGGCTAACGATATCTGCGTGCACAATACCAGTTTCGCCCTGAATATTGCCCGCAATATTGCCGAACATCACGAGTTACCCGTCGCCGTCTTTAGCTTGGAAATGTCTAAAGAACAACTCGTGCAACGGATGCTCGCTGGCGATGCAGGAATTGAAAGTAACCGTTTGCGATCGGGTCGCATCAGTCAAAACGAATGGGAACCGCTCACGAATGCCGTTGCGATGCTCTCGGAGTTACCGATTTTTATTGACGACACCCCCAATATTACCGTCACCGAGATGCGCTCTAAATGCCGCCGTTTGCAAGCGGAACAAGGCGGAAAAATGGGGTTAGTTTTGATCGACTATTTGCAATTAATGGAAGGGAGCAATCCAGATAATCGAGTTCAAGAATTATCAAAAATAACCCGAAGTTTGAAAGGGTTGGCACGGGAATTGAGCGTGCCGATTATTACCTTATCTCAACTCAGTCGGGGCGTAGAAGCGCGCAATAACAAACGTCCGATGATGTCCGACTTACGCGAATCCGGTTCGATCGAACAAGATGCGGATTTGGTGATCATGTTATATCGAGAAGAATATTATATGCCGGACACCCCCGATCGCGGCATCGCCGAAGTGTTGATTACCAAACACCGTAATGGACCGACAGGGGTGGTGAAATTATTATTCGATCCGCATTTAACGAAGTTTAAAAATTTAGCGCGATCGCCGGGAAATTATTGA